DNA sequence from the Thermodesulfobacteriota bacterium genome:
TGAAAGATTAATAAATAAGGCTCTTTAATAGTTAATCGTAGAGTAAAAGTTAACTCCGAATTCTCGGGAGGTTTCATAAATTATCGAGTCGATTTTGAGTTTTGAATATACCCCACCCTTCAGCATCTATCGTGCAATCGATACCAATTCCATATGTGAGACCCTTAAATTAATCAAATGGCCATCTGCTAGAAAATCAATATTTTCTAACAAAGTTATAAAATTACATTTGACACACAACCAATCATCCATATCTATATAGACCCATGAACTACCCTACTTTCAATCTGGGTAAATTCACCTCTTTCAATTTCACGGACGTTAGTCTCCCTGGAGTCTAAGCAAACTTTTATATGATGATATGCCTTCCAAGGATCAACCTTAGTACCACAAGTGAATATATCTACGGCAGCGTAATCGAATTCTGGCCAGGTGTGAATCGCAATATGAGACTCAGCAATGACCACCATACCACTAACGCCCTGAGGAGAGAAGTTGTGAAATGAACTCTCCAGCACTGCCGCTCCACAAATATCTGCCGCTTCTATCATAACTTCTTTTATCTTTTCCTTGTGGTTTAATACTTTAGGGTCACACCTATGGTAGTCTACCAAAAAATGCCTCCCTAGGGCCTTCAATCTTACCTCCTCTTTTTTTAGTTATTTCCCATGATTATGGGAGGTTAGATTATACCTTAAAACCTAAAATGTCAAACCGATGACGCCAA
Encoded proteins:
- the speD gene encoding adenosylmethionine decarboxylase — encoded protein: MKALGRHFLVDYHRCDPKVLNHKEKIKEVMIEAADICGAAVLESSFHNFSPQGVSGMVVIAESHIAIHTWPEFDYAAVDIFTCGTKVDPWKAYHHIKVCLDSRETNVREIERGEFTQIESRVVHGSI